A window from Rhizosphaericola mali encodes these proteins:
- a CDS encoding co-chaperone GroES produces MDTKTIVQPIHDRVVIQPEKAEDKTAAGIIIPDTAKEKPQKGKVIASGPGKKDDPNTVKPGDRVLYGKYAGTELQFEGEDYLIMRESDILAIID; encoded by the coding sequence ATGGATACAAAAACAATTGTACAGCCAATTCATGACAGAGTTGTCATCCAACCAGAGAAAGCAGAAGATAAAACTGCTGCAGGAATCATTATCCCAGATACCGCAAAAGAAAAACCTCAAAAAGGCAAAGTTATTGCATCCGGCCCCGGTAAAAAAGACGACCCCAATACAGTCAAACCAGGTGATCGAGTTTTGTACGGTAAATATGCAGGAACAGAACTTCAATTTGAGGGTGAAGATTATTTGATTATGCGTGAATCAGACATTCTTGCTATTATAGATTAA
- the groL gene encoding chaperonin GroEL (60 kDa chaperone family; promotes refolding of misfolded polypeptides especially under stressful conditions; forms two stacked rings of heptamers to form a barrel-shaped 14mer; ends can be capped by GroES; misfolded proteins enter the barrel where they are refolded when GroES binds), with protein sequence MAKQILFDNDVRNKIHKGVDILANAVKVTLGPKGRNVILEKKYGVSSITKDGVSVAKEIELEDPIENIGAQMVKNVASKTADIAGDGTTTATILAQSIYKNGLRIVTTGANPMELKKGIDKAVKTVVTDLKKQSEIIDIKSNKLCQVATISANNDEKIGKLIADAFAKVGKEGVITVEESKNTDTTVDIVEGMQFDRGYLSPYFVTNSEKMKTELENPYILIYDKKISVMKDILPILEATAQSGRPLLLITEDIDGEALATLVVNKLRGSMKVAAVKAPGFGDRKNEMLQDIAVLTGATLISEEQGYKLQDATIDYLGTADSVVITKDLTTIVGGAGDKAQINHRVQQIKTQIQSSSSDYDKEKLRERLAKLSGGVAVLYVGATSEVEMKEKKDRIDDALHATRAAIEEGIVPGGGTAYVRAIESLRNLHTDNEEEKAGIDIIRRALSSPLKQILFNAGLEGDFVVQKVREGKNDYGFNARTEQYENLLESGVIDPAKVTRTALENAASVAGMLLTTECIIAEKPLKEKYHNEKIPSMSEMDY encoded by the coding sequence ATGGCTAAGCAAATTTTGTTTGACAATGACGTGAGAAATAAAATACACAAAGGAGTGGATATTCTTGCTAATGCGGTTAAAGTTACTTTAGGACCTAAAGGAAGAAATGTTATTCTTGAAAAAAAATATGGAGTCTCTTCAATTACTAAAGATGGTGTAAGTGTTGCTAAAGAAATAGAATTAGAAGATCCTATCGAAAATATTGGCGCACAAATGGTTAAAAATGTTGCCTCTAAAACGGCCGATATTGCTGGGGATGGAACTACAACTGCAACTATTCTTGCTCAGTCCATTTATAAAAATGGATTGAGAATTGTTACAACAGGAGCAAACCCTATGGAATTAAAAAAAGGAATTGACAAAGCAGTAAAGACAGTAGTTACAGACCTTAAAAAACAAAGTGAAATCATCGATATTAAATCTAATAAACTCTGTCAGGTAGCTACTATTTCTGCTAATAATGATGAAAAAATCGGAAAGCTAATTGCAGATGCTTTCGCTAAAGTTGGCAAAGAAGGAGTCATTACAGTGGAAGAGTCAAAAAACACAGATACGACTGTAGATATAGTAGAGGGAATGCAATTTGACAGAGGCTATTTATCTCCATATTTCGTGACCAATTCCGAAAAGATGAAAACAGAATTGGAAAACCCTTATATTTTGATTTACGATAAGAAGATATCTGTGATGAAAGATATTCTTCCTATTCTGGAAGCTACAGCACAAAGTGGCAGACCGTTATTGCTCATTACGGAAGATATAGATGGGGAAGCTTTGGCAACTTTGGTCGTTAATAAATTAAGAGGAAGTATGAAAGTTGCAGCAGTAAAAGCGCCTGGTTTTGGAGATAGAAAAAACGAAATGTTGCAGGATATTGCAGTACTTACAGGAGCAACCTTGATTAGCGAAGAGCAGGGTTATAAATTACAGGACGCAACCATCGATTATTTAGGAACTGCCGACTCAGTAGTTATTACCAAGGATTTAACTACTATTGTAGGAGGAGCTGGAGACAAAGCACAAATCAACCATCGAGTTCAACAGATTAAAACACAAATACAGTCTAGCTCTTCAGATTATGATAAAGAGAAATTAAGAGAACGTTTAGCAAAACTCAGTGGAGGTGTTGCTGTATTATATGTAGGTGCTACTTCTGAAGTTGAAATGAAAGAAAAAAAAGACCGCATAGATGACGCGCTTCACGCTACAAGAGCTGCTATAGAAGAGGGTATCGTTCCTGGTGGTGGTACGGCATATGTTCGAGCAATAGAATCTCTCAGAAATCTCCATACTGATAATGAAGAAGAAAAAGCAGGAATTGATATTATCCGAAGAGCATTGAGCTCCCCACTTAAACAAATCCTATTCAATGCTGGTCTGGAAGGTGATTTTGTGGTTCAAAAAGTAAGAGAGGGTAAAAATGATTATGGCTTTAATGCAAGAACGGAACAATATGAAAATCTATTGGAAAGTGGTGTGATTGATCCTGCCAAAGTAACTCGTACTGCATTGGAAAATGCAGCCTCTGTTGCCGGTATGCTACTTACTACTGAATGTATTATTGCAGAAAAACCTTTAAAAGAAAAATATCATAATGAAAAAATCCCTTCTATGAGTGAAATGGATTATTAG
- a CDS encoding Hsp20/alpha crystallin family protein, with protein sequence MSTVKKYENPFNGFPKLLDDFFGHELSDWRNNNFSETSTTIPSANIKETADNYQVELAAPGLEKSDFDIKLEDCRLIISSLKKQENETKEDKYTRREFSYQSFQRSFTLPRDIVDVENIKAQYENGLLTIDIPKKEEAKKKAPKLIEIG encoded by the coding sequence ATGTCAACAGTTAAAAAATATGAAAATCCTTTTAACGGATTTCCTAAATTATTAGATGATTTCTTCGGACATGAATTATCCGATTGGAGAAATAATAACTTCTCAGAAACGAGTACAACTATTCCTTCTGCAAATATTAAAGAAACTGCAGATAATTATCAAGTTGAACTTGCCGCTCCAGGATTGGAGAAATCTGATTTTGATATAAAACTGGAAGATTGCAGATTGATAATATCTTCGTTAAAAAAGCAAGAAAATGAAACAAAAGAAGATAAATATACCCGTAGGGAGTTTAGTTATCAGTCATTCCAGCGAAGTTTTACATTGCCTAGGGATATTGTAGATGTTGAGAATATCAAAGCTCAATATGAAAATGGTTTATTGACAATTGACATTCCTAAAAAAGAAGAAGCGAAAAAGAAAGCTCCCAAATTAATTGAAATAGGATAA